A stretch of the Hydra vulgaris chromosome 09, alternate assembly HydraT2T_AEP genome encodes the following:
- the LOC100203540 gene encoding uncharacterized protein LOC100203540, producing the protein MKKTAFVVLFTLVIIYCFTINNVCYLSSIKPFLYSQYDIRQKTENLLIRLETSELTEKYSDLTKTCWKNTFALNKNNVTVSSPQNVLCLFKPLKMETKKEFRKPIVVLGVGVHLGPAADNKEVLPKSGFKYISWEYRDKQYNRLQNNLIHGYSKEHLKLTQESFWNAYKNDSELIEADIILCGFDVWHCLIFAPFNKKIVINSNYRFDGHIGTSYEDMIELQKELYNAVRYNPDVIMAGGILYDVMYQQHYLGSHKIIPLPASCEYVQSRIKKDLQEKKNCINECKKAVNKTLVVMFPKRLSKGGGKIANEIIQEARKKERSFEIKHFEECFPKGYNYCQLDQFDVAIMLGYSVMSYFSCEVANIGIPLFVPTPELYANYEKLHHLVEERKQRLGHTSYDAMKQSSRSLNFGYNPNDDFDERALQRWLSYSDYYYYGGVELFNNYENLFNKISTINLINLKQNAYKHRIENVKIGVEHWQAIGRYFFGEADFPHEETIIPNTLKEGLEMWQKAVSRPNFTSTGGKYFDGLPVVAVLLQDLNGIIPECSKFKYVKIVLLTNRTEIINECHLLNYETLLNNFELNLFFSSSFTKLKKWNEIAMVMYAISQRASKITIFSKLGRFSRDCYISNEFEFLGDEKLWTLSFYDSSQYWYIFAPEDNQVFKYWIKTLSSFTSELDTILLMKCRTFFQNSEKKFSEEEIEYLSSYLQYWQSDETESFFHIVDQLNFELAVRGYLSKLHAKLHRWLLHNLVHLGYYQLPLINKSIEI; encoded by the exons ATGAAAAAAACTGCATTTGTTGTCCTGTTTACTTTAGTAATAATCTATTGCTTTACCATAAATAACGTATGTTATTTAAGTTCGATTAAACCTTTTCTATACTCTCAATACGATATTCGACAAAAAACTGAAAATCTTCTTATTAGGTTGGAAACTTCAGAACTTACCGAAAAGTATTCtgatttaacaaaaacatgctggaaaaatacttttgctcttaataaaaacaatgttacAGTTTCTTCACCACAAAATGTACTCTGtttatttaaacctttaaagatggaaactaaaaaagaatttagaaaaccaATTGTTGTTTTAGGCGTCGGTGTTCATTTAGGACCAGCAGCTGATAATAAGGAGGTTTTACCAAAATCAGGCTTTAAGTATATTAGTTGGGAATACAGAGATAAACAATATAATAGACTACAAAATAACCTAATTCATGGTTATTCTAAAGAACATTTGAAATTAACTCAAGAATCATTTTGGAATGCTTACAAAAACGATTCTGAATTAATTGAAGCTGATATTATTTTGTGTGGATTTGATGTATGGCATTGTTTAATATTTGCtccatttaacaaaaaaattgtaataaacaGTAATTACAGATTTGATGGACACATAGGAACGTCATATGAAGATATGATTGAGTTGCAAAAAGAATTGTATAATGCTGTACGATATAACCCTGATGTCATTATGGCTGGTGGTATTCTTTATGATGTAATGTACCAACAGCATTATCTTGGTTCACATAAAATAATACCATTACCTGCATCATGTGAATATGTTCAGAGTCGAATTAAAAAAGACCttcaagagaaaaaaaattgcattaatgAGTGTAAAAAAGCTGTCAACAAAACATTGGTTGTAATGTTTCCAAAACGTTTGTCAAAAGGTGGGGGAAAAATTGCAAATGAAATCATACaagaagcaagaaaaaaagaaagatcttttgaaataaaacattttgaggAGTGTTTTCCGAAAGGATATAATTACTGTCAACTGG ATCAGTTTGATGTCGCAATCATGTTAGGATATTCTGTGATGTCATACTTCAGTTGTGAAGTAGCTAATATAg GTATTCCATTGTTCGTCCCAACACCGGAGCTATATGCTAATTACGAAAAACTGCATCATCTTGTGGAAGAACGAAAACAAAGGTTAGGTCATACTTCCTATGATGCCATGAAGCAGAGCAGCAGATCTTTAAATTTTgg atacaATCCTAATGATGACTTTGATGAGAGAGCCCTTCAACGTTGGCTCAGTTACTCTGACTACTACTATTACGGTGGTGTCGaactcttcaataattatgaaaatctGTTCAACAAAATTTCTACTATAAACCtcataaacttaaaacaaaatgcttATAAACACCGCATCGAGAACGTTAAAATTGGAGTTGAACATTGGCAAGCAATTGGCAGGTACTTTTTTGGTGAAGCTGATTTTCCTCATGAAGAAACTATCATACCAAACACATTGAAAGAAGGTTTAGAAATGTGGCAAAAAGCTGTTAGCAGACCTAATTTTACATCAACTGGgggaaaatattttgatggCCTTCCCGTTGTTGCTGTTTTGCTTCAAGATTTGAATGGAATTATACCTGAGTGTTCGaagtttaaatatgttaaaattgtaTTACTGACAAATAGAACTGAAATAATTAATGAATGCCATTTGTTGAACTATGaaactcttttaaataattttgaattaaatttgttttttagtagtAGTTttacgaaattaaaaaaatggaatgaAATTGCAATGGTTATGTATGCAATTTCTCAACGAGCaagtaaaataactatattttctAAGTTAGGAAGATTTTCAAGAGATTGTTATATTTCAAATGAGTTTGAATTCCTTGGAGACGAGAAACTGTGGACGCTGTCATTTTATGATTCATCACAATATTGGTATATTTTTGCACCAGAAGATAaccaagtttttaaatattggattAAAACTTTATCTTCATTTACAAGTGAGCTAGATACTATATTGTTAATGAAATGtcgaactttttttcaaaatagtgaaaaaaagttttccgAAGAAGAAATTGAATACCTGAGTTCATATTTGCAATATTGGCAAAGCGATGaaactgaaagtttttttcacatTGTCGATCAGTTGAACTTTGAACTTGCGGTTCGTGGCTATCTTTCAAAACTACATGCTAAACTCCATCGGTGGTTGTTGCACAACCTTGTGCATTTGGGTTACTATCAACTGCCATTAATAAATAAGTCAATTGAAATCTAA